One region of Acidovorax sp. T1 genomic DNA includes:
- a CDS encoding sigma-54 interaction domain-containing protein, with product MPSPPSTARSHSPTDWHAQELLLMREVMRLIGRSLAPGLVLREMLHLMSELLGLNRGRIVLVDEAPSAVGAPRTASIQHAYGLTQAEVQRGHYAWGEGITGRVLATGQPAIVQDIDAEPLFLARAVARSQLPPETVAFIALPIEVNNAPIGVLACHRIRSRQRHLNDDLAVLRVLATLVGQLLQLEALVAEQTRQLQARNAVLANALNTKSARYGLIGSSPPLLQALSELERVSQTQATVLLLGQSGTGKELFARAVHLASGRRDRPFIKVNCSAIPDALFESELFGYEKGAFTGASTARAGWFEQADSGTIFLDEIGELPLALQSKLLRTLQEGTLVRLGGQREVKVNVRLVAATNRDLAQEVEAGNFRQDLYYRLNVIPIRLPSLAERREDIRALALHFVSRANQAHQRNVNLSPDALARLEEHPWPGNIRELGNVIERLVLLANDTLVARAELDRFLPAATSVALPPAGLPAAPYEAAVTPAPPAAPLVRDYHPAQSHSAQVLQTALAEHHGNQSRAAQSLGLTLRQFSYRLHKAGLK from the coding sequence ATGCCCTCCCCTCCCAGCACGGCCCGCTCGCACAGCCCCACCGACTGGCACGCCCAGGAGCTGCTGCTGATGCGCGAGGTGATGCGCCTCATCGGTCGCAGCCTGGCGCCTGGCCTGGTGCTGCGCGAGATGCTGCACCTGATGAGCGAGCTGCTGGGCCTGAACCGGGGGCGCATCGTGCTGGTGGACGAAGCCCCTTCCGCCGTTGGTGCGCCGCGCACCGCCTCCATCCAGCACGCCTACGGCCTCACCCAGGCCGAGGTGCAGCGTGGACACTACGCCTGGGGCGAGGGCATCACAGGCCGCGTGCTGGCCACGGGGCAGCCTGCCATCGTGCAGGATATCGATGCCGAGCCCTTGTTCCTGGCACGAGCAGTGGCACGCAGCCAGCTGCCACCCGAGACGGTGGCCTTCATCGCCCTCCCCATCGAGGTCAACAACGCGCCCATCGGCGTGCTGGCCTGCCACCGCATCCGCAGCCGCCAGCGCCACCTGAACGACGACCTGGCCGTGCTGCGTGTGCTGGCCACGCTGGTGGGGCAGCTGCTGCAGCTGGAAGCCCTGGTGGCCGAGCAGACGCGGCAACTCCAGGCACGCAACGCCGTTCTGGCCAATGCGCTCAACACCAAAAGCGCGCGCTACGGGCTCATCGGCAGCTCGCCGCCGCTGCTGCAGGCATTGAGCGAACTGGAGCGCGTGTCGCAAACCCAGGCCACCGTGCTGCTGCTGGGCCAGTCGGGCACGGGCAAGGAGCTGTTCGCACGCGCCGTGCACCTGGCCAGCGGGCGGCGCGACCGGCCCTTCATCAAGGTCAACTGCTCGGCCATTCCGGACGCGCTGTTCGAATCCGAACTGTTTGGCTACGAAAAAGGCGCGTTCACCGGCGCCAGCACAGCCCGCGCGGGCTGGTTCGAGCAGGCCGACAGCGGCACCATCTTTCTCGACGAGATTGGCGAGCTGCCGCTGGCCCTGCAGTCCAAGCTGCTGCGCACGCTGCAGGAGGGCACGCTGGTACGCCTGGGCGGGCAGCGCGAGGTGAAGGTGAACGTGCGCCTGGTGGCGGCCACCAACCGCGATCTGGCGCAGGAGGTGGAGGCCGGAAACTTTCGGCAGGACCTGTACTACCGGCTCAACGTGATTCCCATCCGCCTGCCATCGCTGGCCGAGCGGCGCGAGGACATCCGTGCGCTGGCGCTGCACTTTGTTAGCCGCGCCAACCAGGCACACCAGCGCAACGTAAACCTGTCACCCGACGCACTTGCCCGGCTTGAAGAACACCCCTGGCCCGGCAACATCCGCGAGCTGGGCAACGTGATTGAACGCCTGGTGCTGCTAGCCAACGACACGCTGGTGGCGCGGGCTGAGCTGGACCGGTTTCTGCCCGCTGCCACGTCTGTGGCTTTGCCTCCCGCTGGGTTGCCCGCAGCGCCGTACGAAGCGGCAGTAACCCCGGCTCCCCCTGCAGCGCCGCTGGTGCGCGACTACCACCCGGCCCAGTCCCACAGCGCCCAAGTACTGCAGACCGCACTGGCCGAACACCACGGCAACCAGTCGCGCGCGGCGCAGAGCCTGGGGCTGACGCTCCGGCAATTCAGCTACCGGCTGCATAAAGCGGGATTGAAGTGA
- a CDS encoding AMP nucleosidase produces MPQIPDFIAPTRHTDPADALAQVQRIYQQQIGHLRTAMQRFVAGETPDGAVRAFYPFVRVHTTTVARADSKLAYGFVEGPGRYETTLTRPDLFADYYAEQFRLLRHSHNVELEVGTSAHPIPIHFSFAEHDHVEGTLTPERRMLMRDLFDLPDLAAMDDGIANGTHRQQPGEALPLSLFTAPRVDYSLHRLRHYTGTAPEWFQNFVLFTNYQFYIDEFVRLGHAEMAKPDSEYIAFIEPGNAVTRRAGLSAEPGDELGAPPPRLPQMPAYHLVRADRSGITMVNIGVGPANAKTITDHIAVLRPHAWMMLGHCAGLRNTQQLGDYVLAHAYVREDHVLDEDLPLWVPIPALSEIQVALEQAVADVTQISGADLKRVMRTGTVASTDNRNWELLPDNTPQRRFSQSRAVALDMESATIAANGFRFRVPYGTLLCVSDKPLHGEIKLPGMANHFYRERVDQHLRIGMRAVEILRTGGVHRLHSRKLRSFAEVAFQ; encoded by the coding sequence ATGCCCCAGATTCCCGACTTCATCGCCCCCACCCGCCACACCGACCCGGCCGACGCACTGGCCCAGGTGCAGCGCATCTACCAGCAACAGATTGGCCACCTGCGCACCGCCATGCAGCGCTTTGTGGCCGGCGAAACGCCGGATGGCGCCGTGCGGGCGTTTTACCCGTTCGTGCGCGTGCACACCACCACCGTGGCGCGCGCCGACAGCAAACTGGCCTATGGCTTTGTCGAAGGCCCTGGACGCTACGAAACCACGCTCACACGCCCCGACCTGTTTGCCGACTACTACGCCGAACAATTCCGCCTGCTGCGCCACAGCCACAACGTCGAGCTGGAAGTGGGCACCAGCGCGCACCCCATTCCCATCCACTTCTCGTTTGCCGAGCACGACCATGTGGAAGGCACCCTGACGCCCGAGCGCCGCATGCTGATGCGCGACCTGTTCGACCTGCCCGACCTGGCCGCCATGGACGACGGCATCGCCAACGGCACGCACCGACAGCAGCCGGGCGAGGCACTGCCGCTGTCGCTGTTCACCGCGCCGCGCGTGGACTACTCGCTGCACCGCCTGCGCCACTACACGGGCACGGCGCCCGAGTGGTTCCAGAACTTCGTGCTGTTCACCAACTACCAGTTCTACATCGACGAGTTCGTGCGCCTGGGCCATGCCGAAATGGCCAAACCCGACAGCGAATACATCGCCTTCATCGAGCCCGGCAACGCGGTCACGCGCCGTGCGGGCCTGAGCGCCGAGCCGGGCGACGAGTTGGGCGCGCCGCCACCGCGCCTGCCGCAGATGCCGGCCTACCACCTGGTGCGTGCCGACCGCAGCGGCATCACCATGGTCAACATCGGCGTGGGCCCGGCCAACGCCAAGACCATAACCGACCACATCGCCGTGCTGCGCCCGCACGCCTGGATGATGCTGGGCCACTGCGCCGGCCTGCGCAACACGCAGCAACTGGGCGACTACGTGCTGGCCCACGCCTATGTGCGCGAGGACCATGTGCTCGACGAAGACCTGCCGCTGTGGGTGCCCATCCCGGCGCTTTCGGAAATCCAGGTGGCGCTGGAGCAGGCCGTGGCCGACGTCACGCAGATCAGCGGCGCAGACTTGAAGCGCGTGATGCGCACCGGCACCGTGGCCAGCACCGACAACCGCAACTGGGAGCTGCTGCCCGACAACACGCCCCAGCGCCGCTTCAGCCAAAGCCGCGCCGTGGCGCTGGACATGGAAAGCGCCACCATCGCCGCCAACGGCTTTCGCTTTCGCGTACCCTACGGCACCCTGCTGTGCGTGAGCGACAAGCCCCTGCACGGCGAAATCAAGCTGCCCGGCATGGCCAACCACTTCTACCGCGAACGCGTCGATCAGCATTTGCGCATCGGCATGCGCGCCGTTGAAATCCTGCGCACAGGCGGCGTGCACCGCCTGCACAGCCGCAAGCTGCGCAGCTTTGCCGAGGTGGCGTTCCAATAA
- the purT gene encoding formate-dependent phosphoribosylglycinamide formyltransferase, translating to MTTLGTPLSPHATKVMLLGSGELGKEVLIALQRLGVETIAVDRYENAPGQQVAHHARTITMSDPSQLKALIEAERPHLVVPEIEAIATPMLEELEAAVTVRVIPTARAARLTMDREGIRVLAAETLGLPTSPYKFCNSLEELQVAIDAGIGYPCIVKPVMSSSGKGQSKIDGPADVQNAWDYAMAGGRVSHGRVIVEGFIDFDYEITQITVRAVGADGQIETHFCDPIGHVQVSGDYVESWQPHPMHPAALEKSRQIAKAVTDNLGGQGLFGVELFVKGQDVWFSEVSPRPHDTGLVTLCTQHQSEFELHARAILGLPVDTSLRNPGASAVIYGGVEAQGIVFDGVEEALRVPGTDLRLFGKPESFVKRRMGVALARAADVDTARTNAKLAASRVKPRKV from the coding sequence ATGACCACCCTCGGAACCCCCCTGTCCCCCCATGCCACCAAAGTCATGCTGCTGGGCTCGGGCGAGCTGGGCAAGGAGGTGCTGATCGCGCTGCAGCGCCTGGGCGTGGAAACCATCGCGGTGGACCGTTACGAGAACGCGCCCGGCCAGCAGGTGGCCCACCACGCGCGCACCATCACCATGAGCGACCCGTCCCAGCTCAAGGCCTTGATCGAGGCCGAGCGCCCTCACCTGGTGGTGCCCGAGATCGAAGCCATCGCCACCCCCATGCTCGAAGAGCTGGAAGCCGCTGTCACCGTGCGCGTGATCCCCACCGCCCGCGCCGCCCGCCTGACCATGGACCGCGAAGGCATCCGCGTGCTGGCCGCCGAAACCTTGGGCCTGCCCACCAGCCCCTACAAGTTTTGCAACTCGCTCGAAGAACTGCAGGTCGCCATTGATGCGGGCATCGGTTATCCCTGCATCGTCAAGCCGGTGATGAGCAGCTCCGGCAAGGGCCAAAGCAAGATCGACGGCCCGGCTGACGTGCAAAACGCCTGGGACTACGCCATGGCCGGCGGCCGCGTGAGCCACGGCCGCGTGATCGTCGAGGGCTTCATCGACTTCGATTACGAAATCACCCAGATCACCGTGCGTGCGGTGGGCGCGGACGGCCAGATCGAGACCCACTTCTGCGACCCCATCGGCCATGTGCAGGTGAGCGGCGACTATGTGGAAAGCTGGCAGCCCCACCCCATGCACCCTGCCGCGCTCGAAAAGTCGCGCCAGATCGCCAAGGCCGTGACCGACAACCTGGGCGGCCAGGGATTGTTTGGCGTGGAGCTGTTCGTCAAGGGCCAGGACGTCTGGTTCAGCGAAGTGAGCCCCCGCCCGCACGACACCGGTCTGGTCACGCTGTGCACCCAGCACCAGAGCGAGTTCGAGCTGCACGCCCGCGCCATCCTGGGCCTGCCGGTGGACACCAGCCTGCGCAATCCCGGCGCCAGCGCCGTGATCTATGGCGGTGTGGAAGCACAGGGCATCGTGTTCGACGGCGTGGAAGAAGCCCTGCGGGTGCCGGGCACCGACCTGCGCCTGTTCGGCAAGCCCGAGAGTTTTGTGAAGCGCCGTATGGGTGTGGCCCTGGCGCGAGCGGCCGATGTGGACACGGCGCGCACCAACGCCAAGCTGGCCGCCAGCAGGGTCAAGCCACGCAAGGTATGA
- a CDS encoding sulfurtransferase: protein MSTITASDAILISPTQLQALQAAEPVVLIDTRDADTYALGHIPGAVNLRETFTYLATSTPQGLQELKDTFAAHLGAIGLSGAETAVFYEDALNSGYGQSCRGYYLLTWLGYPKVKVLNGGYSAWKAAELPTSTEDVVPTPAIFPTDLATTDVMLTKEDVIEALGTDTVLLDVRDVDEWIGDSSSPYGKDFAPRKGRLPGAKWLEWYRFMKPSAQGPVFKSPDEVRAECATAGISPADTVYLYCFKGARASNTFLALKQAGFADVRMYFGSWNEWSRDDKLPIESGLPLVKFPRKPALALAA from the coding sequence ATGAGCACCATTACCGCCTCCGACGCCATCCTCATCTCGCCCACCCAGCTACAGGCCCTGCAAGCCGCGGAGCCTGTGGTACTGATCGACACCCGCGACGCTGATACCTATGCCCTGGGGCACATCCCCGGCGCAGTCAATTTGCGCGAGACCTTCACCTACCTGGCCACCTCCACACCCCAGGGGCTGCAAGAACTCAAGGACACCTTTGCCGCACACCTAGGCGCCATCGGCCTGTCGGGTGCGGAAACGGCGGTGTTTTATGAAGATGCACTGAACAGCGGCTATGGCCAGTCGTGCCGGGGCTACTACCTGCTGACCTGGCTGGGCTACCCCAAGGTCAAGGTGCTCAATGGCGGCTACTCGGCCTGGAAGGCCGCAGAGCTGCCCACCTCCACCGAAGACGTGGTGCCCACACCGGCCATCTTCCCCACCGACCTGGCCACCACCGATGTGATGCTGACCAAGGAGGACGTGATCGAGGCCCTGGGCACCGACACCGTGCTGCTGGACGTGCGCGATGTGGACGAGTGGATTGGCGACAGCTCCAGCCCCTATGGCAAGGACTTTGCGCCGCGCAAGGGCCGCCTGCCGGGCGCCAAGTGGCTGGAGTGGTACCGCTTTATGAAGCCATCGGCCCAGGGCCCCGTCTTCAAGTCGCCCGACGAAGTGCGCGCTGAATGCGCCACGGCGGGCATCAGCCCTGCGGACACGGTGTATCTGTACTGTTTTAAAGGCGCGCGTGCGTCCAACACCTTCCTCGCGCTCAAGCAGGCAGGTTTTGCCGATGTGCGCATGTACTTCGGCTCGTGGAACGAATGGTCGCGCGACGACAAGCTGCCAATTGAAAGCGGGCTGCCGCTGGTCAAGTTCCCCAGAAAGCCTGCGCTGGCACTGGCAGCCTGA
- a CDS encoding ATP-binding cassette domain-containing protein, whose protein sequence is MTALFAASQLSKRYGDTTVVNEVSFAIAPGECLGVIGPNGAGKTTTIRMCLGHTAPDSGSVQFFPGAGAAPLHMPRDALAIKAQLGVVTQFDTLDPDFTCAENLRVFGRYFGLKGAVMDERVPRLLEFAALTHKANAKPGELSGGMKRRLSLARALVNDPRLLLLDEPTTGLDPQARHLMWERLQLLLQQGKSILLTTHFMDEAERLCSRLLVLDHGRKIAEGRPRELIAQHLEPDVVEVYGVGAVALAEDAALRVLAARVEVSGETVFFYTQNAQPLLQALGQHGHLRTLHRPANLEDLFLKLTGRQIRE, encoded by the coding sequence ATGACGGCCCTCTTCGCAGCCTCGCAGCTGAGCAAACGCTATGGCGACACCACGGTGGTCAACGAGGTGTCTTTTGCCATTGCCCCCGGCGAATGCCTGGGCGTGATCGGCCCCAATGGCGCCGGCAAGACCACCACCATCCGCATGTGCCTGGGGCACACCGCCCCCGACAGCGGCAGCGTGCAGTTCTTCCCCGGGGCCGGCGCGGCCCCGCTGCACATGCCCCGCGACGCGCTGGCGATCAAGGCGCAGCTCGGTGTGGTCACGCAGTTTGACACGCTCGACCCCGACTTCACCTGCGCCGAGAACCTGCGCGTGTTCGGCCGCTACTTCGGCCTGAAGGGTGCGGTGATGGACGAACGTGTGCCCCGCCTGCTCGAATTTGCCGCGCTCACGCACAAGGCCAACGCCAAGCCCGGCGAACTGTCGGGCGGCATGAAACGGCGCCTGTCGCTGGCCCGCGCGCTGGTCAACGACCCGCGCCTGCTGCTGCTGGACGAGCCCACCACGGGCCTGGACCCGCAGGCCCGCCACCTGATGTGGGAGCGGCTGCAGCTGCTGCTGCAGCAGGGTAAATCCATCTTGCTCACCACGCATTTCATGGACGAGGCCGAGCGCCTGTGCTCGCGCCTGCTGGTGCTGGACCACGGCCGCAAGATCGCGGAAGGCCGCCCGCGCGAGCTGATCGCCCAGCACCTGGAGCCCGACGTGGTCGAGGTCTATGGCGTGGGCGCCGTGGCCCTGGCCGAAGACGCCGCCCTGCGCGTACTGGCCGCCCGCGTGGAGGTCAGCGGCGAGACGGTGTTTTTCTACACACAGAACGCGCAGCCGCTGCTGCAGGCGCTGGGGCAGCATGGCCACCTGCGCACGCTGCACCGGCCGGCGAACCTGGAAGACCTGTTCCTCAAGCTCACCGGGCGGCAGATCCGGGAGTGA
- a CDS encoding OsmC family protein, which produces MSTDLLEPSAPVTTVHTHLRPIDRDGLMAFADKGRNNPASRGTNKVHTVMEGQYRSLSYVGNHAPVVVDEPLHLFGQDTAPAPGEIVLSGLGGCLAVGITAVATWKQVKLSKIEVFMEGDIGNPAAWGAGGALQKTPPEMGFQAIRVKVLVEGDAPREVLDEIVQHANFYSPVANSMRNPIPFEISLAD; this is translated from the coding sequence ATGTCCACCGATCTGCTGGAACCCTCTGCCCCCGTCACCACCGTGCACACGCACCTGCGCCCCATCGACCGCGACGGGCTCATGGCCTTTGCCGACAAGGGCCGCAACAACCCTGCGAGCCGGGGCACCAACAAGGTCCACACGGTGATGGAAGGACAGTACCGCTCGCTGAGCTATGTGGGCAACCATGCGCCAGTGGTGGTGGACGAGCCTCTGCACTTGTTCGGGCAGGACACGGCACCGGCTCCTGGCGAAATCGTGCTGTCGGGCCTGGGCGGCTGCCTGGCCGTAGGCATCACGGCCGTGGCCACCTGGAAGCAGGTCAAGCTCAGCAAGATCGAGGTCTTCATGGAAGGCGACATCGGCAACCCGGCCGCCTGGGGTGCGGGTGGTGCGTTGCAGAAGACGCCACCCGAGATGGGCTTCCAGGCCATCCGCGTGAAGGTGCTGGTGGAGGGCGATGCGCCGCGCGAGGTGCTGGACGAGATCGTGCAGCACGCCAACTTCTACTCGCCCGTGGCCAACAGCATGCGCAACCCCATCCCCTTCGAGATCAGCCTGGCTGATTGA